Proteins encoded by one window of Salvia splendens isolate huo1 chromosome 7, SspV2, whole genome shotgun sequence:
- the LOC121811194 gene encoding protein PEROXIN-4-like yields the protein MQASRARLFKEYKEVQREKAADPDIQLVCDDSNIFKWTALVKGPSETPYEGGVFQLAFTVPEHYPLQPPQVRFLTKIFHPNVHFKTGEICLDILKNAWSPAWTLQSVCRAIIALMGHPEPDSPLNCDSGNLLRSGDIRGYQSMARMYTRLAAMPKKQ from the exons ATGCAG GCGTCTAGGGCTAGGCTtttcaaggagtacaaagaagTGCAGAGAGAGAAAGCGGCCGATCCTGATATTCAATTGGTTTGTGATGATTCCAACATATTTAAATGGACTGCTCTTGTAAAG GGGCCATCAGAAACTCCTTACGAAGGTGGAGTTTTCCAGCTTGCATTTACTGTGCCTGAGCATTATCCTCTGCAGCCGCCTCAAGTTCGATTTCTGACCAAGATTTTCCATCCAAATGTGCATTTCAAG ACAGGTGAGATTTGCCTTGATATCTTGAAGAATGCTTGGAGCCCCGCCTGGACATTGCAGTCCGTCTGTAGGGCTATAATTGCGTTGATGGGTCATCCAGAGCCCGACAGCCCACTTAACTGCGATTCAG GTAACCTTCTCCGGTCAGGCGATATCCGAGGCTACCAGTCGATGGCTAGGATGTATACAAGACTTGCTGCCATGCCCAAGAAGCAGTGA